Proteins co-encoded in one Apodemus sylvaticus chromosome 6, mApoSyl1.1, whole genome shotgun sequence genomic window:
- the Fbxo33 gene encoding F-box only protein 33, which yields MLLFLSVPQPRPPGARTRAGAARVVRWRRRQRLRRRQLRRLRGLLRGLRGRPGTSGRRRSRMALCGQAAGAASLPSELIVHIFSFLPAPDRLRASASCSHWRECLFYPALWPQLRICLRVSPAEQPRLEFLMRKCGWFVRELRVEFAAENYLSGGGGPGDGSGGGGGTDTGTGGEEGEALQLSSRWLEVLRIYLELVLCVLLSIRNNRNLQKFSLFGDISVVQQQGSLSSTYLSKVDPDGKKIKQIQQLFEEVLSNSRQLKWLSCGFMLEIVTPASLSSLSNAIANSMEHLSLLDNSIPGNSTLITAVELERFVNLRSLALDFCDFTAEMARILSDSNHVPLQRLSLLVHNASVMLKSLDNMPNDEHWKALSRKSSSLRVYLMVFDVKSEDMLKILKPNIPLERVHFDSYVTCVSGAIVDLISRQYDKFLTHFILMNDMIDTSGFPDLSDNRNEDPLVLLAWRCTKLTLLAIHGYTVWAHNLIAIARLRGSDLKVLEVTEESIDFDQGELADQDVDPVHNLIEQVSLGLGQPWHAVLDIESLSVFTEPNRHFYREMQSFSEDV from the exons atgttgttgttcttgtcaGTGCCGCAGCCCCGACCGCCGGGAGCGCGAACCCGAGCCGGGGCCGCCCGGGTGgtgcggtggcggcggcggcagcggctgcggcggcggcagctGCGCCGGCTTCGGGGGCTGCTGCGAGGACTGCGCGGGCGGCCGGGGACGAGCGGCCGGCGGCGGAGCCGGATGGCTCTGTGCGGGCAGGCGGCCGGCGCCGCGTCGCTGCCCAGCGAACTCATCGTGCACATCTTCTCCTTTCTGCCGGCGCCCGACCGGCTGCGGGCCTCGGCCTCCTGTTCGCACTGGCGGGAGTGCCTCTTCTACCCGGCGCTCTGGCCCCAGCTCCGCATCTGCCTCCGCGTCTCGCCGGCGGAGCAGCCGCGGCTAGAGTTCCTCATGCGCAAGTGCGGCTGGTTCGTGCGGGAGCTGCGGGTTGAGTTCGCCGCGGAGAATTATCTGAGCGGAGGCGGCGGCCCGGGCgacggcagcggcggcggcggcggcaccgACACGGGCACCGGAGGGGAAGAAGGTGAGGCCCTGCAGCTCTCCTCCCGCTGGCTGGAAGTACTGCGCATCTACTTGGAGCTGGTGTTGTGCGTGCTGCTCAGCATCCGGAACAACAG GAACCTCCAGAAGTTTAGTCTTTTTGGAGACATAAGTGTTGTACAGCAGCAAGGAAGTTTGTCCAGCACATACCTCAGCAAGGTAGATCCTGACGGCAAGAAGATTAAGCA AATTCAGCAGCTGTTTGAAGAAGTACTGAGCAATAGTAGGCAGCTAAAATGGCTCTCCTGTGGGTTTATGCTGGAAATAGTAACCCCAGCGTCGCTGTCGTCTCTGTCTAACGCAATTGCCAACTCCATGGAACACCTGAGTTTACTGGACAACAGCATTCCTGGCAACAGCACTCTGATCACTGCAGTCGAACTAGAGCGGTTTGTAAATCTGCGCTCACTCGCCCTGGATTTCTGTGACTTTACAGCTGAGATGGCAAGAATCTTGAGCGATAGCAACCATGTGCCTTTGCAGCGACTGTCTCTTCTGGTCCACAATGCTTCAGTGATGCTCAAGTCATTAGACAACATGCCAAACGATGAGCACTGGAAAGCCCTGTCACGAAAGAGCTCCAGCCTTCGGGTCTATCTAATGGTTTTTGACGTTAAAAGTGAAGACATGCTAAAGATTCTGAAACCCAATATACCACTTGAGAGGGTTCACTTTGACAGCTACGTCACTTGTGTCTCAGGGGCTATTGTTGATCTTATATCCAGGCAGTATGATAAGTTCCTCACCCATTTTATATTGATGAATGATATGATTGACACATCTGGTTTTCCAGATCTTAGTGACAACCGAAATGAAGACCCATTGGTTTTATTAGCATGGAGGTGCACAAAGCTCACCCTTTTGGCAATTCATG GTTACACCGTGTGGGCACACAACCTCATTGCCATTGCTCGGCTTCGTGGCTCGGACCTCAAAGTGCTTGAAGTCACCGAAGAAAGCATTGATTTTGACCAAGGTGAACTGGCCGACCAGGACGTGGATCCAGTACATAACCTTATTGAGCAGGTATCACTGGGCCTTGGTCAGCCTTGGCACGCAGTCTTGGACATTGAATCACTCAGTGTCTTCACTGAACCAAATCGTCATTTTTACAGAGAGATGCAAAGCTTCAGCGAAGACGTttag